A single window of Oreochromis aureus strain Israel breed Guangdong linkage group 7, ZZ_aureus, whole genome shotgun sequence DNA harbors:
- the gtf3c5 gene encoding general transcription factor 3C polypeptide 5 — MADVRDAKLDFTLKELPFSHPAKHEDVPGSSSTVELQDNKLVCVEYPGVFSSADRMLATLGSEQKVTKTYANPSKRLELRYRPQDPFCHSLYGNRVASGNLLLRVRRRVRKNDPKDAEIHMDMLGVIGTTYKFTGLADFQCLAVHSEGGKHTSLYDKIILRKPESQEFFEQPMPYFLPPPIFSRLDSPVDYFYRPDVHLNQMLGDSKNFIGLNRAGRPHNAIFVSFTDPIVPAECLEAAKVTWKRICMNECDKRGEEQLKKMFESRPIWSRNAVKANINLHPDKLKLLLPVYAYYMVTGPWRSLWVKLGYDPRKTPEAKKYQMLDFRIRCSSKHGYLLSNIPIKAKRSSLNYSLPNTLNKSAPQPASVMDLPTQEGPSSSRDPAPVTYQLKDSSYIFREGMLPPHRQMFYQVCDLDVESIQKEIEQNNGNEQHCDERDGWCVVGTTDKLRDMISAMIKAVIRAQKPALPELPKRRRRKGQSVKDVYAEEEEDEVGEDENREDEEEDEEDEFQPSEGSENEMETEILDYM, encoded by the exons ATGGCGGATGTGAGGGACGCGAAGCTGGATTTTACTCTCAAAGAGCTGCCGTTTTCCCATCCCGCCAAACACGAGGATGTCCCGGGCAGCTCGTCCACCGTGGAGCTCCAGGACAACAAGTTGGTGTGTGTGGAGTATCCGGGGGTCTTCAGCAGCGCAGACAGGATGCTGGCCACTCTGGGTAGTGAACAAAAAGTAACAAAA ACCTATGCCAACCCCAGCAAGCGTCTTGAGCTGCGTTACCGACCCCAAGACCCTTTCTGTCACTCACTGTACGGAAACCGCGTCGCATCAGGCAACCTCCTCCTCAGAGTGCGACGGCGGGTGCGAAAAAATGACCCCAAGGATGCTGAAATCCACATGGACATGCTCGGAGTCATTGGAACCACATACAAATTCACGG GGCTGGCAGACTTCCAGTGCCTCGCTGTGCATTCAGAAGGTGGAAAACATACGTCTTTGTATGACAAAATCATACTCCGCAAACCCGAGAGTCAAGAGTTCTTTGAGCAGCCCATGCCTTACTTTCTCCCCCCACCCATCTTCTCACGCCTCGACAGTCCCGTGGATTATTTCTATCGGCCTGACGTCCATCTAAA cCAAATGCTAGGTGACAGTAAGAATTTCATTGGCTTAAATCGTGCTGGCCGGCCCCACAACGCCATTTTTGTCAGCTTCACTGATCCCATCGTGCCTGCAGAGTGCCTTGAGGCAGCTAAAGTGACCTGGAAGCGAATCTGCATGAATGAGTGTGACAAGCGGGGTGAGGAGCAGCTGAAAAAG ATGTTTGAGAGCCGGCCCATCTGGTCACGGAACGCAGTCAAAGCCAACATCAACCTCCACCCTGATaaactgaagctgctgctgcccgTCTATGCCTACTACATG GTGACAGGGCCGTGGAGAAGCCTGTGGGTGAAGCTCGGCTACGATCCCCGAAAGACCCCAGAGGCCAAAAAATATCAGATGCTGGATTTCAGGATCCGTTGTAGCTCCAAGCACG GCTACTTGCTATCCAACATACCAATAAAAGCCAAGAGAAGCTCCCTGAACTACAGTCTCCCAAACACATTAAACAAGTCGG CACCCCAGCCAGCTAGTGTGATGGATCTTCCCACTCAGGAGGGTCCCAGCAGCAGTCGAGATCCAGCTCCAGTCACGTACCAGCTGAAG GACTCATCCTACATTTTCAGAGAGGGCATGCTGCCTCCTCACAGACAAATGTTTTACCAGGTCTGTGATTTGGATGTGGAAAG CATCCAAAAGGAGATCGAGCAGAACAACGGCAACGAGCAGCACTGTGACGAGCGTGACGGCTGGTGTGTCGTCGGCACCACAGACAAGCTGAGGGACATGATCTCAGCCATGATCAAGGCGGTGATCAGAGCGCAGAAGCCAG CGTTGCCGGAATTACCCAAAAGACGAAGACGTAAAGGCCAAAGCGTAAAAGATGTTtatgcagaggaggaggaagatgaagtAGGGGAGGATGAGAATagggaggatgaagaggaggatgaggaagacGAATTTCAGCCATCTGAAGGAAGTGAAAATGAGATGGAGACTGAAATTTTAGATTACATGTAA
- the LOC116319617 gene encoding bile salt-activated lipase-like, with amino-acid sequence MMLKLGVLFAVAVFLETASAASLGVVQTEGGMVEGETVSLGLSRSMDIFKGIPFADIPGRFEKPKRHPGWGGVLKATQYSDECLQLNSFQNSYVGSEDCLYLNIWVPHGSSVSSGLPVMVWIYGGGFMIGGSMGPYYLDNYMYYGKEIADRGNVIVVTLGYRVGPMGFMSTGDSDLPGNYGLWDQQAAIAWVHRNIRSFGGDPDNITVFGESAGGVSVSFQTLTPHNKGIIRRAISQSGVALCPWALNRNPRRFAEEVARKVNCPTDSRMASCLKMTDPGTLTKAGTVNLLSSPDQPLVLNLEIAPVIDGDFLPDDPSKLFHNAAEIDYIAGVNNMDGHMFTNFDVPSVNLDLVVTPTNDVRRLLAALTKEKGESGLNNAYSTYTSNWGSFPTWDTIKKTIVDIETDYIFLVPTQAALYLHADHATTGRTYSYLFSEPNLLGGPLLPYPSWMGADHADDLQYVFGKPFSSPLVYWPSHRRVSDYLISYWTNFAKTGDPNKGDSAVPATWPTFTRSGEKFLEINSDMNQNYIRQEMRLRYVHFWTSILPSLPTVTSE; translated from the exons ATGATGCTGAAGCTGGGGGTTTTGTTTGCCGTTGCTGTTTTTCTGGAGACGGCCTCTGCGGCCTCT CTTGGTGTGGTGCAGACTGAGGGAGGGATGGTTGAGGGTGAAACAGTTAGTCTTGGATTATCCCGTTCCATGGACATCTTCAAGGGAATTCCCTTTGCTGACATTCCTGGAAGGTTTGAGAAACCAAAGCGTCACCCTGGTTGGGGAG GTGTTCTAAAGGCCACACAGTACAGCGATGAGTGCCTTCAGCTGAACTCTTTCCAGAATAGCTACGTAGGCAGTGAGGACTGTCTGTACCTTAACATTTGGGTTCCTCATGGCAGCTCAG TATCTTCTGGTCTCCCTGTCATGGTTTGGATCTACGGAGGAGGCTTCATGATTGGAGGCTCCATGGGGCCTTACTACCTGGATAACTACATGTACTATGGGAAGGAGATAGCAGACAGAGGAAATGTTATTGTAGTGACACTTGGGTACCGTGTGGGACCTATGGGCTTCATGAGCACTGGAGACTCTGATTTACCAG GAAACTACGGTTTGTGGGATCAACAGGCCGCCATCGCCTGGGTACACAGAAACATCCGCTCATTTGGAGGTGACCCTGACAACATCACCGTCTTTGGAGAATCTGCAGGTGGAGTTAGTGTTAGCTTCCAG ACTCTCACTCCCCACAATAAAGGGATCATCAGGAGAGCCATCTCCCAGAGTGGGGTGGCGCTTTGCCCCTGGGCACTCAACAGAAACCCTCGTAGGTTTGCTGAGGAG GTTGCTCGGAAGGTCAACTGCCCAACTGATAGCAGAATGGCTTCCTGTCTGAAGATGACTGATCCTGGGACCCTAACAAAGGCAGGAACTGTGAATTTGCTCAGTTCACCTGATC AGCCCCTTGTGTTGAACCTGGAGATAGCCCCTGTGATCGATGGGGACTTCTTGCCGGACGATCCTTCCAAATTGTTCCACAATGCAGCTGAAATTGACTACATTGCTGGAGTCAACAACATGGACGGGCATATGTTCACCAACTTTGATGTTCCATCAGTCAACCTTGATCTGGTGGTCACCCCTAC TAATGATGTGAGAAGGCTTTTGGCTGCCTTAACAAAGGAGAAGGGTGAGTCTGGCCTGAACAATGCCTACTCCACGTATACCTCAAATTGGGGAAGTTTTCCCACCTGGGATACCATCAAGAAAACCATCGTTGATATTGAAACAGACTACATCTTCCTGGTTCCTACACAGGCTGCCCTTTATCTTCATGCTGACCATGCCAC AACTGGGCGCACCTACTCCTACCTCTTCTCTGAGCCCAACCTTCTGGGCGGTCCTTTATTGCCCTACCCAAGCTGGATGGGAGCTGACCACGCCGATGACCTGCAGTACGTGTTCGGAAAGCCCTTCAGCTCACCACTTGTATACTGGCCAAGCCATCGCCGTGTCTCTGACTACTTGATCTCCTACTGGACCAACTTTGCCAAAACTGG AGATCCTAACAAGGGAGATTCAGCCGTGCCTGCTACCTGGCCAACGTTCACCAGAAGTGGTGAAAAGTTCCTGGAGATCAATTCTGACATGAACCAGAACTACATAAGGCAGGAAATGAGGCTGCGTTATGTGCATTTCTGGACCAGCATCCTGCCCAGCCTTCCCACAGTTACCTCTGAATAA